Proteins from one Ahaetulla prasina isolate Xishuangbanna chromosome 2, ASM2864084v1, whole genome shotgun sequence genomic window:
- the LOC131192195 gene encoding keratin, type II cytoskeletal 5-like, protein MDQQPLPPENRRRSSVSTIGCSDESQINGTQPHSANSSFKRGNSSKSFHNFGRNHRISCYTGHQPKNFRGSSLDMESVTDHSFLADSYSPGYTDISKSGYRNDGLFEVSINKLLLEPLYLGVDPHDHQVKVHEKDQMKDLNTQFASFIDKVRSLEQRNKMLVTKWELLQNQKLPMVKKDLSILFENYIANLRKKNDYIFNEKNKLENQQRIMQELIEEYQNKYKEESSRKEHLENEFVLLKQKVDNEFKQQKELELKRELLMENKEFLKYFFMEERAVLHCHPSETAVVLNMDNSRDLDMDILIKNIDCWYQNVAQRSKEEANLFYQNQIEDLQNKKCQCNESLQKTNSEITELNRVIHLMQCKVDAEKKKTAALQIGIGDVEHKGDRAMKDARAKQTDLQNRIQNSKDQLAVILRDYQDLMNTKLALDIEIATYKTMLEGEENRIRRGGTVRMALTNSTYPQHNMNH, encoded by the exons ATGGACCAGCAGCCCCTTCCTCCTGAGAACCGGCGAAGATCTTCAGTCTCCACCATTGGCTGCAGTGATGAGTCCCAGATCAATGGGACGCAACCCCACTCAGCCAACTCCTCCTTCAAAAGAGGCAACAGCAGCAAAAGTTTCCATAACTTTGGGAGAAATCACAGGATCTCCTGCTACACGGGCCACCAGCCGAAAAACTTTAGAGGTAGTAGTTTAGATATGGAAAGTGTTACAGACCATAGCTTTCTGGCAGATAGCTACAGTCCTGGATATACAGACATTTCCAAGTCAGGCTATAGAAATGACGGGTTATTCGAGGTTAGCATTAACAAGCTGCTCTTAGAACCCCTCTATCTGGGAGTTGATCCACATGATCATCAAGTCAAAGTCCATGAAAAGGATCAAATGAAAGACCTGAACACACAATTTGCTAGCTTCATTGACAAG GTCAGAAGCCTGGAGCAAAGAAACAAGATGCTGGTAACCAAGTGGGAACTGCTGCAAAACCAGAAACTGCCAATGGTTAAGAAAGATTTGAGCATTCTGTTCGAAAACTACATCGCtaatctgaggaaaaaaaatgattatatatttaatgaaaagaataagtTGGAAAACCAGCAGCGAATAATGCAGGAGCTGATTGAGGAGTACCAAAACAA ATATAAAGAGGAGAGTAGTAGAAAAGAACACTTAGAGAATGAGTttgtcctgctcaagcag aAAGTAGATAATGAATTTAAACAACAGAAGGAACTGGAACTGAAGAGGGAGTTGTTGATGGAGAATAAGGAgttcctgaaatatttttttatggaG GAACGTGCTGTATTGCACTGCCATCCCTCTGAGACAGCTGTGGTGCTCAATATGGACAACAGCAGAGACTTGGACATGGACATCCTCATCAAGAACATTGATTGTTGGTATCAGAACGTTGCCCAAAGAAGCAAGGAAGAAGCTAACCTTTTTTATCAAAACCAG ATTGAGGATCTTCAGAACAAAAAATGCCAGTGCAACGAAAGCCTGCAAAAAACCAATAGTGAAATTACCGAGTTGAACCGGGTCATCCATCTGATGCAGTGCAAAGTTGATGCTGAGAAGAAAAAG ACGGCTGCTTTGCAAATAGGCATTGGGGATGTTGAACATAAAGGAGACCGTGCGATGAAAGATGCCCGAGCAAAGCAAACAGACCTTCAGAACCGCATACAGAATTCCAAGGATCAATTGGCTGTCATTTTACGGGATTACCAGGATCTCATGAATACCAAATTGGCCCTGGATATTGAGATTGCAACGTACAAAACAATGCTGGAAGGAGAAGAGAACAG GATACGCAGAGGAGGAACTGTGAGGATGG CACTCACAAATTCTACTTATCCACAGCATAACATGAATCATTAA